The DNA region AAAGGATGAATGCGCGATAGATAAAAcccttgctcttcttcttctacctccaGCTTCGACGATTGTTCTCAGCCTCGGTTCgtaacttcttcttttcctttaagTTATCTCATGGGGTTTTAGAATTATTATcgattttgtttgctttatgggttttatatatatatttcatggaACCGCTGGGTTTAGGTTTGCAATGTTCTAGCTGGTCTTGAGTAATCTCTAGGGAATCGAAATTTAATTGGAATCTCTTAAcgatttttgtgtttgttggttCAGATTTTTATATTCTACAGTCGTCTGTTCAAATTTGgtttcccattttttttgtttgatgaaataaaagttaaaaagatttttttttgttcatctgGTTTTTGTATATAGGTAGTTTAGTTTGGTAAGGATGATAACTGGGTGCAGCACACCAAGTGCACATGTTCTAACGAGCTCTCGGGCATTCAAGTCATCATCATACAGAGCTGCTGCAGCAGCAGGACAGACTCAATATCGTCTTGCTCGAAGTTCATTGTCTGTCATAAAGAACTCGTGGGGATCACCTTCACCATTTAATGAGCTTCATTCCAGAGTGCCGAGAGGTATGTTGATTTCTTCTACTCGTTTGGATTCAAACACTTCATCATATATCCCTGATTCAATGAATTTCTAATGATGTGTGAATGTTAAAAGACTTGAATATAGGCTGAAATTAGTTCAAGTGTCTTTGTGGTATTTTAAAGTTCCTGTTTTTTTGACTCAATCTTTGATTGTTTCAGGTGTGCCTCTGTCATATCTGTCAGCCTCGTCTTCTCTGCTTCTGAATGGAGAACAAGGTAGTCTGTCTGGTACATTACCTGTGTTACCTGTCCGTAGAAAAACCCTCTTGACCCCGCGAGCATCAAAAGATGTACCTTCCAGCTTCCGGTTTCCTCCAATGACCAAAAAGCCACAATGGTGGTGGAGAACTTTGGCATGCCTACCTTACCTAATGCCTCTGCACGAAACTTGGATGTACGCAGAAACCGCTTACCATCTC from Camelina sativa cultivar DH55 chromosome 3, Cs, whole genome shotgun sequence includes:
- the LOC104762762 gene encoding protein TIC 20-I, chloroplastic, producing the protein MITGCSTPSAHVLTSSRAFKSSSYRAAAAAGQTQYRLARSSLSVIKNSWGSPSPFNELHSRVPRGVPLSYLSASSSLLLNGEQGSLSGTLPVLPVRRKTLLTPRASKDVPSSFRFPPMTKKPQWWWRTLACLPYLMPLHETWMYAETAYHLHPFLEDFEFLTYPFLGAIGRLPSWFLMAYFFVAYLGIVRRKEWPHFFRFHVVMGMLLEIALQVIGTVSKWMPLGVYWGKFGMHFWTAVAFAYLFTVLESIRCALAGMYADIPFVCDAAYIQIPYD